A DNA window from Providencia huaxiensis contains the following coding sequences:
- the recO gene encoding DNA repair protein RecO, which produces MSGWQRAFVLHSRPYSETSLLLDFFTEGEGKIRLLAKGARRNRSPLRGCLQPFTPLLIRWGGKGEIKTLINADPVSLALPLTGTVLYSGLYLNELTARVLEFGTPYSALFFDYLSCLQILAASEHTPEFALRRFELALLSYLGYGVDFLHCAGSGEPVSDTMTYRYREEKGFIGSLVVDQLSFTGKQLKALASREFPDTDTLKAAKRFTRLALKPYLGGKPLKSRELFRQFTYSPVEHNKQS; this is translated from the coding sequence GTGAGTGGTTGGCAGCGTGCGTTTGTACTCCATTCAAGGCCTTACAGTGAGACGAGTTTACTGCTCGATTTTTTTACTGAAGGTGAAGGAAAAATACGTTTACTTGCAAAAGGCGCTCGCCGTAATCGCTCACCATTAAGGGGCTGTTTACAGCCCTTTACACCTTTGCTCATCCGTTGGGGTGGCAAAGGTGAAATCAAAACCTTAATTAATGCTGATCCCGTATCTTTAGCCCTCCCTTTAACAGGTACCGTTCTATATAGCGGTTTATACCTTAATGAATTAACCGCGCGTGTATTAGAGTTTGGTACACCATATTCCGCACTATTTTTTGATTACCTCTCCTGCTTACAAATTCTGGCTGCAAGTGAGCACACTCCCGAGTTTGCATTGCGTCGATTTGAACTAGCTTTGCTTTCTTACCTTGGTTATGGTGTTGATTTTTTACATTGTGCTGGTAGCGGGGAACCTGTTTCTGACACAATGACTTACCGGTATAGAGAAGAAAAGGGGTTCATTGGCAGTTTGGTTGTTGACCAACTTAGTTTTACGGGGAAACAACTGAAAGCATTGGCGAGTCGAGAATTCCCTGACACAGATACGCTTAAAGCAGCAAAACGTTTTACCCGGTTGGCATTAAAACCCTATTTAGGTGGTAAGCCATTAAAAAGCCGAGAATTATTTCGTCAGTTTACTTATTCACCCGTTGAACATAACAAACAGAGTTAA
- the rseB gene encoding sigma-E factor regulatory protein RseB, giving the protein MNKWLSVICLTGSLIISNQASASELDADVLFKEMGNAAQNLSYEMSYMTFSPQSITPVRYRHAIINGEPVSQMIQMDSSRREIVQKGNSISYFEPGFDAFSLSGKYIVDNLPSVVFANYQQIKPYYNFIDAGRTHIGDRPALVIRIISKDNSRFNYVVLIDEETKLPLRIDLLDNNSQTLEQFRVISTVLDSQTVKDSLLALSKVNMPPLLISPKNGNPSFKWQVGMLPPGFEEISRSSRKLAEDDVVETAMFSDGLFTFSVNVTKSTKGPLLDQPLQNGRRTIYTMTQKQNVITIIGELPLATAQVVAGSIQFRE; this is encoded by the coding sequence ATGAACAAATGGTTATCCGTCATCTGCCTGACGGGCAGCCTGATTATTTCTAATCAAGCTTCGGCATCTGAACTAGATGCCGATGTTCTTTTTAAAGAAATGGGAAATGCTGCCCAGAACCTTTCTTATGAAATGTCTTATATGACATTCAGTCCGCAATCAATAACACCAGTACGTTACCGCCACGCAATCATTAATGGTGAGCCTGTTTCACAAATGATCCAAATGGACTCATCGCGTCGTGAAATTGTTCAGAAAGGCAATAGTATCAGTTACTTTGAACCTGGTTTTGATGCATTTAGCTTAAGTGGTAAATATATAGTTGATAATTTACCATCAGTAGTTTTTGCCAATTATCAACAGATTAAACCTTATTATAATTTTATTGATGCTGGGCGTACCCACATTGGCGATAGGCCAGCATTAGTAATTCGCATAATATCGAAAGACAATTCTCGGTTTAACTATGTAGTATTGATCGACGAAGAAACGAAATTGCCATTACGTATCGACCTTCTCGATAATAATAGCCAAACATTAGAACAATTTCGTGTGATCTCGACGGTGCTAGATAGCCAAACAGTTAAGGATTCATTACTTGCGTTAAGTAAGGTAAATATGCCGCCATTATTGATTTCCCCTAAAAATGGAAATCCTTCCTTTAAGTGGCAAGTTGGCATGTTACCACCTGGTTTTGAAGAAATATCCCGCTCTTCGCGAAAATTAGCTGAAGATGACGTGGTAGAAACCGCAATGTTTAGTGATGGTTTATTTACCTTTTCTGTAAATGTGACAAAATCGACTAAAGGCCCGTTACTTGACCAACCGCTTCAAAATGGGCGTCGGACTATTTACACCATGACGCAAAAGCAAAATGTCATCACTATCATCGGTGAATTACCGTTAGCAACAGCACAAGTGGTCGCTGGTAGTATTCAGTTTCGGGAGTAA
- the nadB gene encoding L-aspartate oxidase, producing the protein MNGSTQHYTDILIIGSGVAGLSAALRLAPFHQVTILSKSSLSEGASYYAQGGIAAVFDDTDSIESHVEDTLIAGAGICQKEAVEFIASNAKHCVQWLIDQGVLFDTEITENGETQYHLTREGGHSHRRILHHADATGKEVETTLVDLAFAHPNIHIKERYNAVDLILSNEVESPRILGAYVWNRQKEQVETIRAKTIVLATGGAAKVYQYTTNPDISSGDGIAMAWRAGCRVANLEFNQFHPTCLFHPQARNFLLTEALRGEGAYLKRPDGSRFMPDHDDRGELAPRDVVARAIDHEMKRLGADCMYLDISHKPNDFVKNHFPTIYAKLMTLGLDLTKEPIPIVPAAHYTCGGVIVDETGMTDITNLYAIGEVSYTGLHGANRMASNSLLECLVYGWAAAENINKTIKQIDEIPYLSEWDESRVHNSDEQVVIQHNWHELRLFMWDYMGIVRTTKRLERALRRIHLLQQEIHDYYANFRISNNLLELRNLVQVAELMVRCALERKESRGLHYTLDYPEPRPNSGPTILQPE; encoded by the coding sequence ATGAACGGATCCACACAGCATTACACTGATATTTTAATCATTGGGAGTGGTGTCGCAGGACTTTCAGCTGCCTTACGGCTCGCCCCTTTTCATCAAGTGACCATTCTCAGTAAAAGTAGCCTCAGTGAAGGGGCATCTTATTACGCACAAGGCGGTATTGCCGCTGTTTTTGATGACACTGACAGCATCGAATCTCATGTAGAAGACACGCTAATTGCGGGTGCTGGTATCTGCCAGAAAGAAGCGGTTGAGTTTATTGCCTCCAATGCGAAACATTGTGTTCAATGGCTTATAGACCAAGGTGTTTTATTCGATACTGAAATTACCGAGAACGGTGAAACACAGTATCATTTAACACGTGAAGGTGGTCACAGCCATCGTCGGATCCTACATCATGCAGATGCGACAGGAAAAGAAGTTGAAACCACCTTAGTCGACCTCGCTTTTGCCCATCCAAATATTCATATTAAAGAACGTTATAATGCCGTCGACCTTATCCTTTCTAATGAGGTTGAATCACCACGAATTCTAGGCGCTTACGTATGGAACCGCCAAAAAGAACAAGTTGAAACCATTCGAGCGAAAACGATTGTTCTCGCCACAGGTGGAGCGGCTAAAGTTTATCAATATACCACAAACCCAGATATTTCTTCTGGTGATGGCATCGCAATGGCATGGCGAGCTGGCTGCCGTGTTGCTAACCTTGAATTTAATCAATTCCATCCGACTTGTTTGTTTCACCCACAAGCACGTAATTTTTTATTAACTGAAGCATTACGTGGTGAAGGGGCTTACCTCAAGCGCCCTGATGGAAGCCGGTTTATGCCTGATCACGACGATCGTGGTGAACTTGCCCCTCGTGATGTTGTTGCGCGTGCTATTGACCATGAAATGAAGCGTCTTGGGGCTGATTGCATGTATTTAGACATCAGCCATAAGCCTAACGATTTTGTTAAAAATCATTTTCCAACTATTTATGCGAAATTGATGACTTTAGGGCTAGACCTGACCAAAGAGCCTATCCCTATCGTTCCTGCAGCCCATTATACCTGCGGTGGTGTTATTGTAGATGAAACCGGTATGACTGATATCACGAATCTCTATGCTATTGGCGAAGTTAGCTACACAGGCTTGCACGGTGCAAACCGTATGGCTTCCAATTCGCTATTAGAATGCTTGGTATACGGCTGGGCTGCGGCAGAAAACATTAATAAAACGATCAAACAGATCGATGAAATCCCCTATTTATCTGAATGGGATGAAAGCAGAGTACATAATTCAGATGAACAGGTTGTTATTCAACATAACTGGCATGAATTACGTCTATTCATGTGGGATTATATGGGGATTGTAAGAACCACAAAGCGCCTTGAACGCGCACTGCGTCGCATCCATCTATTACAGCAAGAAATTCATGACTACTATGCAAATTTCCGTATTTCAAATAACTTACTTGAATTACGTAACTTAGTTCAAGTCGCTGAATTAATGGTTCGTTGTGCATTAGAACGCAAAGAGAGCCGTGGGTTACATTACACCTTAGATTACCCAGAGCCACGTCCTAATTCAGGCCCCACTATTTTACAGCCTGAATAA
- the era gene encoding GTPase Era, translating to MSELQSHCGFVAIVGRPNVGKSTLLNQLLGQKVSITSRKPQTTRHRIMGIHTEDNYQIIYVDTPGLHIEEKRAINRLMNRAASSSIGDVELVIFVVEGTNWTADDEMVLTKLSSLRCPVILAINKIDNVTDKTVLLPHIGMISQKMNFLDVVPISAEKGVGVDTIAKIVKQHIPEAVHHFPEDYITDRSQRFMASEIIREKLMRFLGDELPYSVTVEIEQFKVTDVGIYHINGLILVEREGQKKMVIGNKGSKLKTIGTEARIDMERMFDNKVHLELWVKVKSGWADDERALRSLGYVDDLK from the coding sequence ATGAGTGAATTACAATCCCACTGTGGTTTTGTTGCCATAGTTGGACGGCCAAATGTCGGTAAATCGACATTATTGAATCAATTACTGGGGCAAAAAGTTTCGATTACATCGAGAAAGCCACAGACGACTCGCCATCGTATTATGGGGATCCATACAGAAGATAATTACCAAATTATTTATGTTGATACCCCAGGACTTCATATTGAAGAAAAACGTGCAATTAATCGTTTAATGAACCGCGCTGCATCCAGTTCAATCGGTGATGTTGAGTTAGTTATTTTTGTTGTTGAAGGGACTAATTGGACCGCTGATGATGAGATGGTACTGACCAAGCTATCTAGCTTACGCTGCCCTGTGATCTTAGCGATTAATAAGATTGACAACGTCACTGATAAAACGGTTTTACTTCCTCATATTGGTATGATCAGCCAGAAAATGAATTTCTTGGATGTTGTTCCTATCAGTGCAGAAAAAGGTGTAGGTGTTGATACCATTGCTAAGATTGTAAAACAGCATATCCCTGAAGCAGTGCACCATTTTCCAGAAGACTATATTACTGACCGTTCGCAGCGTTTTATGGCATCAGAAATTATCCGAGAAAAGCTCATGCGTTTCTTAGGTGACGAACTGCCATACTCAGTTACAGTTGAAATTGAACAATTTAAAGTAACAGATGTGGGTATTTACCATATCAATGGCTTAATTCTTGTTGAGCGTGAAGGCCAAAAGAAAATGGTTATTGGTAACAAAGGTAGCAAATTGAAAACTATTGGTACCGAAGCGCGTATCGATATGGAAAGAATGTTTGATAACAAGGTTCACCTTGAGCTTTGGGTTAAGGTTAAATCTGGTTGGGCTGATGACGAAAGAGCATTACGCAGCCTAGGTTATGTTGACGACCTAAAATAG
- the lepB gene encoding signal peptidase I, with amino-acid sequence MANTFALILTLATLITGIIWCLDKFKFAPARKAKLKQLQDAANGAVSEADVANAVRRPSWLETGSSIFPVLAIVLIVRSFIYEPFQIPSGSMMPTLLVGDFMLVEKFAYGLKDPITQTTLVETGKPKRGDIAVFKYPKDTNVDFVKRVIGLPGDKIVYNPDAKELTIYPNCADNKCTEKLPIVYGPLAPSEWTMFLDIGSVVDNQKGNYEVPLDQALPRNALRQYERSEKLDTVEHQILIIRQAITEAKYLQPGMPKNEWIVPEKHYFMMGDNRDNSSDSRMWGFVPEENLVGRAVFIWLSLDKQENEWPTGVRFSRIGPL; translated from the coding sequence ATGGCGAACACCTTTGCCTTGATCCTAACACTGGCAACATTAATCACAGGGATTATATGGTGTTTAGACAAGTTTAAATTTGCACCTGCGCGTAAAGCAAAACTCAAGCAGTTACAGGATGCAGCGAATGGCGCAGTGAGTGAAGCGGATGTGGCAAATGCTGTCCGCCGTCCATCTTGGCTTGAAACAGGGTCGTCTATTTTCCCTGTGTTAGCGATTGTATTGATTGTGCGCTCATTTATTTATGAGCCATTTCAAATACCTTCAGGGTCAATGATGCCAACATTGTTAGTTGGTGACTTTATGTTGGTTGAGAAATTTGCTTATGGGCTAAAAGATCCAATTACCCAAACGACACTAGTCGAAACGGGTAAGCCAAAGCGTGGTGATATCGCGGTATTTAAATATCCGAAAGATACTAACGTGGATTTTGTGAAGCGTGTTATTGGTCTACCGGGAGATAAAATTGTTTATAACCCGGATGCTAAAGAGCTAACAATTTACCCTAATTGTGCTGACAACAAGTGCACAGAGAAACTGCCAATTGTTTATGGTCCTCTAGCCCCGAGTGAGTGGACAATGTTCCTTGATATCGGTTCTGTTGTTGATAACCAAAAAGGGAATTATGAAGTTCCGTTAGATCAAGCATTACCAAGAAATGCACTACGTCAGTATGAGCGCAGCGAAAAATTAGATACTGTAGAGCATCAAATTCTTATTATTCGCCAAGCGATTACTGAAGCAAAATATTTGCAACCAGGCATGCCGAAGAATGAATGGATTGTTCCTGAAAAGCACTACTTTATGATGGGTGATAACAGAGATAATAGCTCTGACAGCCGCATGTGGGGCTTTGTACCGGAAGAAAATTTAGTTGGTCGTGCGGTATTTATTTGGTTAAGTTTAGATAAGCAAGAAAACGAATGGCCGACGGGTGTACGCTTTAGTCGAATTGGTCCACTATAA
- the pdxJ gene encoding pyridoxine 5'-phosphate synthase gives MAELLLGVNIDHIATVRNARGTQYPDPVQAAFVAEQAGADGITVHLREDRRHITDRDIALLNETIQTRMNLEMAVTEEMVEIACRIKPTFCCLVPEKREEVTTEGGLDVAGQKQKVADAVKRLTDAGILVSLFIDADHQQIDAAQACGAPFIEIHTGAYADAKSEQEQELEFRRIRDGVVYAASKGIKVNAGHGLTYHNVQRIAQLPEIYELNIGHAIIGRALFSGLAQAVADMKKILLEARK, from the coding sequence ATGGCAGAGCTTTTGTTAGGCGTAAATATCGACCATATTGCAACGGTTAGAAATGCAAGAGGAACTCAATATCCAGACCCTGTACAAGCTGCATTTGTTGCGGAGCAAGCCGGAGCTGACGGTATTACAGTGCACTTACGCGAGGACCGTCGCCATATTACAGATAGAGACATCGCTTTGTTGAATGAAACTATTCAAACGCGTATGAATCTTGAAATGGCAGTAACTGAGGAAATGGTTGAAATTGCATGCCGTATCAAACCAACTTTTTGCTGTTTAGTGCCAGAAAAGCGTGAAGAAGTCACTACTGAAGGTGGTTTAGATGTTGCGGGCCAAAAGCAAAAAGTGGCTGATGCTGTAAAACGTCTAACTGATGCGGGTATTCTTGTTTCATTATTCATTGATGCGGATCATCAACAAATTGATGCTGCTCAAGCGTGTGGCGCACCATTTATTGAAATTCACACTGGAGCTTATGCTGATGCGAAGTCAGAACAAGAGCAAGAGTTAGAATTTCGTCGTATTCGTGATGGCGTCGTGTACGCAGCAAGTAAAGGCATTAAAGTCAATGCAGGTCACGGCTTAACATACCATAACGTTCAACGCATTGCGCAGTTGCCTGAAATTTATGAGCTTAATATTGGCCATGCAATTATTGGTCGAGCTTTATTTAGTGGGTTGGCTCAAGCCGTTGCTGACATGAAAAAAATCTTATTAGAAGCACGCAAATAA
- the rseA gene encoding anti-sigma-E factor RseA: protein MQREKLSAMMDGEVLDLELVNAISRDSTLKQRWESYHLIRDTLRNDTSEVMHFDIASKVAAALENEAVRINPQVVVESQPEPATWGAFPFWGKIRPWASQLTQIGVAACVSLAVIVGVQQYNQSSAVDSPVDEPMFNTIPVGSGAPVSLNISDNQLFGNEQQIQQVEQQNQRINAMLQQYEIERRSMLNQQYQESAQPASSAGVKLQ from the coding sequence ATGCAAAGAGAGAAACTTTCCGCAATGATGGATGGCGAAGTACTAGACTTAGAACTGGTCAACGCTATTTCACGTGATTCAACGTTAAAACAACGTTGGGAGAGCTATCATCTTATTCGTGATACTCTGCGTAACGATACTAGTGAAGTCATGCACTTTGATATTGCAAGTAAAGTTGCGGCAGCATTAGAGAATGAAGCTGTGCGTATTAATCCTCAGGTAGTTGTCGAATCGCAGCCAGAACCTGCGACTTGGGGGGCTTTCCCATTCTGGGGCAAAATTCGTCCTTGGGCGAGCCAGTTAACTCAAATTGGTGTTGCAGCTTGTGTATCTTTGGCCGTGATTGTTGGTGTTCAACAATATAACCAAAGTAGTGCTGTTGACTCTCCTGTTGACGAGCCAATGTTCAACACGATCCCTGTTGGTAGTGGGGCGCCAGTTAGCTTGAATATCTCAGATAACCAATTATTTGGTAATGAACAGCAAATTCAACAAGTTGAACAGCAAAATCAACGCATTAATGCGATGCTTCAACAATATGAAATTGAAAGACGCTCGATGCTTAACCAGCAATATCAAGAGTCTGCACAACCTGCGTCTTCAGCAGGAGTTAAATTGCAATAA
- the lepA gene encoding translation elongation factor 4 has product MNNIRNFSIIAHIDHGKSTLSDRIIQICGGLTDREMAAQVLDSMDLERERGITIKAQSVTLDYKASDGETYQLNFIDTPGHVDFSYEVSRSLAACEGALLVVDAGQGVEAQTLANCYTAIEMDLEVVPVLNKIDLPAADPERVADEIEDIVGLDAHDAVRCSAKTGIGVQDVIERLVKEIPPPIGDVDAPLQALIIDSWFDNYLGVVSLIRIKNGTLKKGDKIKVMSTGQVYNADRLGIFTPKQIDRDALSCGEVGWLVCAIKDITGAPVGDTLTGARNPADKALPGFKKVKPQVYAGLFPVSSDDYESFRDALGKLSLNDASLFYEPETSTALGFGFRCGFLGLLHMEIIQERLEREYDLDLITTAPTVVYEVQQTNGDIVYVDSPSKLPALNNIEELREPIAECHMLMPKEYLGNVITLCIEKRGVQTNMVYHGNQVSLTYEIPMAEVVLDFFDRLKSTSRGYASLDYAFKRFQTSDMVRVDVLINNERVDALALITHRANSQYRGRELVEKMKELIPRQQFDIAIQAAIGNHIIARSTVKQLRKNVLAKCYGGDVSRKKKLLQKQKDGKKRMKQVGNVELPQEAFLAILHVGKD; this is encoded by the coding sequence ATCAATAATATAAGAAACTTTTCCATCATTGCTCATATCGACCACGGTAAGTCGACCTTGTCAGACCGCATTATTCAAATTTGTGGTGGTTTAACCGACCGCGAAATGGCGGCACAAGTTTTAGACTCGATGGACTTAGAGCGTGAGCGTGGGATCACCATTAAAGCACAGAGCGTGACGCTTGATTATAAAGCTTCAGATGGTGAAACTTACCAATTAAACTTCATTGATACACCGGGTCACGTTGACTTCTCTTATGAAGTATCTCGTTCATTAGCAGCCTGTGAAGGTGCTTTGCTGGTAGTTGATGCAGGGCAAGGTGTTGAAGCTCAAACCTTGGCAAACTGCTATACCGCTATCGAAATGGACTTAGAAGTTGTTCCGGTTTTAAATAAAATTGATTTACCCGCTGCCGATCCTGAGCGTGTTGCCGATGAGATAGAAGATATTGTTGGTCTTGACGCACATGATGCAGTTCGCTGCTCTGCAAAAACAGGTATTGGTGTTCAAGATGTGATTGAGCGCCTCGTTAAAGAGATCCCACCGCCTATTGGGGATGTGGATGCACCTTTACAAGCACTGATTATTGACTCATGGTTTGATAACTATTTAGGCGTTGTTTCATTGATCCGTATTAAGAACGGAACATTGAAAAAAGGCGACAAAATTAAAGTCATGAGCACAGGGCAAGTGTATAACGCAGACCGTCTTGGTATTTTCACACCGAAGCAAATTGACCGTGATGCTTTGAGTTGCGGTGAAGTGGGCTGGTTAGTTTGTGCGATTAAAGATATCACCGGCGCCCCAGTTGGAGATACGTTAACTGGCGCTCGTAATCCAGCAGATAAAGCATTACCTGGTTTTAAAAAGGTTAAACCACAGGTTTATGCGGGTTTATTCCCCGTAAGTTCTGATGATTATGAATCATTTCGTGATGCATTAGGTAAGTTAAGTCTAAATGACGCCTCTTTATTCTACGAACCGGAAACCTCGACAGCGCTAGGCTTCGGTTTCCGTTGTGGTTTCCTTGGCTTATTGCACATGGAAATCATTCAAGAGCGTTTAGAACGTGAATATGACCTTGATTTGATTACCACTGCACCGACTGTAGTATATGAAGTGCAGCAGACCAACGGTGATATTGTGTATGTTGATAGCCCATCTAAGCTACCAGCATTGAACAATATTGAAGAATTACGCGAACCAATCGCAGAGTGCCACATGCTGATGCCTAAAGAATATTTAGGTAACGTTATTACACTTTGTATTGAGAAACGTGGCGTTCAGACCAATATGGTCTATCATGGTAATCAAGTATCGCTGACTTACGAAATCCCAATGGCAGAAGTGGTATTGGATTTCTTTGATCGCTTAAAATCAACATCTCGTGGGTATGCATCTTTAGATTATGCATTTAAACGCTTCCAGACATCAGACATGGTGCGTGTTGATGTTCTTATTAACAATGAGCGTGTAGATGCTTTGGCCTTGATCACTCACCGTGCGAATTCTCAATATCGCGGCCGTGAACTGGTTGAAAAAATGAAAGAGTTGATCCCGCGTCAGCAGTTCGATATTGCGATCCAAGCAGCGATTGGTAACCACATTATTGCTCGTTCTACAGTTAAACAATTGCGTAAAAACGTACTCGCCAAGTGTTATGGTGGTGACGTTAGCCGTAAGAAAAAACTGTTGCAGAAGCAAAAGGATGGTAAGAAACGTATGAAGCAAGTTGGTAACGTTGAGCTACCACAAGAAGCGTTCCTTGCTATATTGCACGTTGGTAAAGACTAA
- the rnc gene encoding ribonuclease III, giving the protein MNPSLLERLQRKLGYQFKQNELLIQALTHRSASSKHNERLEFLGDSILSFVIANDLYHRFPKVDEGDMSRMRATLVRGNTLAEIAREFELGECLRLGPGELKSGGFRRESILADTVEALIGGIFLDSDIQTIERIILDWYQSRLVEISPGDKQKDPKTRLQEYLQGRHLPLPNYLVVQVKGEAHDQEFTIHCQVSGIDQPINGVGSSRRKAEQAAAEQALKILELE; this is encoded by the coding sequence ATGAACCCCTCTTTATTAGAAAGATTACAGCGTAAGCTTGGTTATCAATTCAAACAGAACGAATTATTAATCCAAGCATTGACACATAGAAGTGCAAGCAGCAAACATAATGAGCGTCTAGAATTTTTAGGTGACTCGATTTTAAGTTTTGTGATTGCAAATGACTTATACCATCGTTTTCCAAAGGTAGACGAGGGGGATATGAGTCGTATGCGAGCAACGCTTGTACGCGGAAATACATTAGCAGAAATCGCACGTGAATTTGAACTCGGTGAATGTTTACGTTTAGGGCCGGGGGAATTAAAAAGCGGTGGTTTTCGTCGCGAATCTATCCTTGCTGATACTGTTGAAGCACTGATCGGTGGTATTTTTTTAGATAGTGATATCCAAACGATCGAAAGAATTATTTTAGATTGGTATCAAAGTAGACTGGTTGAGATCAGTCCGGGTGATAAACAAAAAGACCCGAAAACAAGGTTACAAGAATATCTGCAAGGGCGCCATTTACCACTACCTAATTATTTGGTTGTTCAGGTTAAGGGTGAAGCTCACGATCAAGAATTTACGATCCACTGTCAAGTCAGTGGTATTGACCAACCGATTAATGGCGTTGGCTCAAGCCGTCGTAAAGCGGAGCAAGCAGCAGCAGAACAAGCATTGAAAATTTTGGAGCTTGAATGA
- the rseC gene encoding SoxR-reducing system protein RseC translates to MVKEWATVVRWQNGRALLRYGSSSGCGSCGARKTCGSYALSKIGPNTEHELEIAIEQPLVEGQKIEVGIPEGSLIRSALLVYLTPILGLFIFAGLAQAFDFEQFWIAISGVIGGIIGFYVARRLASNWRDDEAFQPVVLQIGLPPNELSVQINC, encoded by the coding sequence ATGGTAAAAGAGTGGGCAACAGTAGTCCGTTGGCAAAACGGTAGGGCTTTATTGCGCTATGGTTCTTCGTCCGGGTGTGGCAGTTGTGGTGCTCGTAAAACCTGTGGTTCTTATGCTTTAAGCAAAATAGGGCCAAATACGGAACATGAATTAGAAATTGCGATTGAACAACCGTTAGTTGAAGGACAAAAAATTGAAGTCGGTATTCCTGAAGGAAGTTTGATTCGTTCAGCGCTATTAGTTTATCTAACGCCTATTTTGGGGTTATTTATTTTTGCTGGCTTAGCGCAGGCGTTTGATTTTGAACAGTTCTGGATAGCGATTTCAGGTGTAATTGGTGGTATTATTGGTTTTTATGTCGCGCGTAGACTTGCATCAAATTGGCGTGATGATGAAGCTTTTCAACCCGTCGTTTTACAGATTGGGTTACCTCCAAACGAGCTTTCAGTGCAAATTAATTGCTAA
- the rpoE gene encoding RNA polymerase sigma factor RpoE: MSEQLTDQILVEKVQKGDQQAFNLLVIKYQHKVASLVSRYVPQADVPDVAQESFIKAYRAIGSFRGDSAFYTWLYRIAVNTAKNYLVAQDRRPPASDLEASDAENFETAGALKEISNPENLMLSDELKKVVFRTIESLPEDLRMAITLRELDGLSYEEIAEIMDCPVGTVRSRIFRAREAIDNKVQPLIQQY; encoded by the coding sequence ATGAGCGAGCAACTGACCGACCAGATTTTGGTTGAAAAGGTACAGAAAGGCGATCAACAAGCTTTCAACTTATTGGTGATAAAATATCAGCATAAAGTCGCGAGCCTAGTATCCCGCTATGTACCGCAAGCAGATGTGCCTGACGTTGCGCAGGAGTCATTTATAAAAGCCTATCGTGCCATTGGTTCGTTTCGTGGTGACAGCGCGTTTTATACTTGGCTTTATCGGATTGCGGTAAATACAGCTAAAAATTATTTAGTTGCCCAAGATAGACGCCCACCTGCGTCGGACTTGGAAGCGAGTGATGCAGAAAACTTTGAAACCGCAGGTGCCTTAAAAGAAATTTCGAACCCAGAGAACTTAATGTTGTCTGATGAATTAAAGAAAGTTGTTTTCCGAACCATCGAATCGCTGCCTGAAGATCTTAGAATGGCAATTACGCTTCGCGAGTTAGATGGGTTGAGCTACGAAGAAATCGCAGAAATAATGGATTGCCCAGTTGGCACCGTACGTTCTCGAATTTTTAGGGCAAGGGAAGCAATTGACAATAAAGTTCAGCCACTGATTCAACAATATTGA